The DNA segment TGTGTATAACACCTGTGTATAACATACCTGTGTATAACATACCTGTGTGTAACGAAAGAAAGCCGACAGAAACGTGTTGTAACTGAAACATTCTGTCGGCTGCAACTGTGATAAAGCCTGTTAAAAATAATgcacagtaagtgtatatttagCATTTGTGAAATGATTTTGATGTGATTGGAAAGCAAAGGGCTGCAAAGGTGTCTTCCTGATGTGCCCAGCGTTCAGCCAGAGGTAAACAACAGACTTCTGCAACCTGAATGTGATTCACATGCATTGATTTTAGCATCATGGGATcaccatgtttaaaaaaaaaaaaaaaatgtttttgtaggTGACTCATGTTGAGCCCTGGGAGAAAGGCAGCAGGAAGACTGCTGGACAGACTGGAATGTGCGGAGGGGTAAGTTAGAAAGTACGTGCCTTTTGCCTTCCCCTGTTTCTCTGTCCCAGATGATGGGGGTAAAAGTCACTCTCTGACTTATGTCTGATTTAATGGCTTTATCTGTCAATAGAATCAATGTAAGTTACATCCTGACCAGAGAAGCTATTCTCTGCCAAATTGTGTTCATAAGTGCATCACATacgtttacatttttacattatagtcatttagcagacactcttatccagaacttCTTAGTTAGgtgcacatacatacatgcatgcagacacacatgcatacatacatacacgcatCAAAAGTCAGTAGTTGATAGATGACAAACACAAGCAACACACTTAACTTAGCTGTGGAGTAGGACCGTGTTGAAAAAAATGATAATAATTCTCCCCCCAAAACGTAGAGGTCCACTTCAGATATATGTTAGGAACACTGGTCCCAAAAATGAAAACGTCTGACACATGAACCTCTGTTATTCTCAGGTACGTGGAGTCGGGACTGGCGGCATTGTGTCCACAGCCTTCTGCCTGTTGTATAAGCTGTTTACCCTCAAGATGACCCGCAAGCAGGTGATGGGACTGATCACTCACAACGACTCGCCCTACATCAGAGCACTTGGTTTCATGTACATAAGGTATGACTCTTTTACATTTTGTAAAAGGCAAATGTTTGCACAAAGGATAGAACCTATTGGACTTGTTTTTATTTGGCTATAAATACATTTCACTCACCCTGTTCTGATGGGTTGCAACCTCTTTGTGAAATGCTCAGCAGCCGTTTTGCAGTGTTTAGTTGCATGCCTAAATGATACCATTTTGTTCCGGCATCtctttattaatgtgttgttgaATTAACAACATGTCTTTTCCTGGaatagagaggtgttatataagATGTGTTCGAGGACAACGGTACGTAGCCTAGCGgctaagagcattgggccagtaaccgaaaagttgatGGTTCGAATCACAGAGAAGActaggtggggagggagggaatctgcctgtgtccttgagcaaagctcttaaccctaattgctcctgtaagtcgctctggataagagtgtctgctaaatgacaaaaatgtaaaaacagtATCTACCTTCAGATAGTTAACATCGGCGTCAAGTTGCAGGCGGAAGTCAAAGGCGTCTACATGTGTTATTCAATGGGATGCTCATAGTGTGTTATGTGTGCGTTTCCTCTAGATACACTCAGCCTCCTGCAGACCTGGTGGACTGGTATGATGGTTTCCTGGATGATGAGGAGGTATGTCCACACGGGTAATACTTTCATGTTTCTCTACCTTTCACTAACAAGTCTGGCATGATCCAAACTGTTGGCTCTCAGTTCTCTCCTCGTTGTGATGCTCAGAGCTGATTTTTCACCTTTGCCTTCATTTGGCTTAATTGTCCCCAGTCCCCCTCCCCCCGCGCAAAGTTGAGTAGTTAGGTCATTCACTCTGCTCTGCTGCCTGTTTTTGTCAGGGTAAGTATATTTGACATAGAGTTGAACCATACAGTCAAATTCTGTTAACTAAAGGCATGCCCTTTGTGTTTGCCCAGATGCAATCAGGACTTGTTGCACAAACTCAATTAATAAAATCTAATTTGCACAATTTGACATTTTACACTGAAATGTGTAACGTTCTTTCTCCCAGGCTCAGATTTTTATTTATTCTAATTAACACATTTTattagaaaataataataaataaatccaTTGCTTCGTTTTCTTTTCTCTGACGCCCTCCCACTTAAAGGTGCTACACATAGGAACCTTTGGGGgttttttgcattgtaatttcaaAAAATGTCCTTAACATATCTGACactaatagtggaatgatagtctttcacagtattacttacccACCAGTGTTGTGATTGAATATTCACCTATTGATTTCTCCCACCAGGAGTGGCATCTGTTGTCAAAATGGGAAAGCTGTTTTGACtttggctgtgttatctagtggaaatgactgccatttcctggttgcaaaattTCTGCAGTGTTTCTTCAGTTTCAGTTTATTTGAGAAAACAAGCACTGAATAGTGCCATTTAtatcactgtgaaatatattttaataacaacaaatattgtttttacagctgtttgaagTTGGTGGTGATTTAGATGGTACAACGATTCCCTACACTCTTCAGTGCTTGTtttctcacataaactgaaattgagcAAAGAGTGTTTGAAAAAATCGAAATGGGAAATGACAGCCacttccactagataacacagccacaaaatcAGAACAGCTTTCCCAGTTTGATAACAGATGCCACTCCGGTGGGAGAAATCAATAGGCATCCATATCAATATAACATCCAATCACAACACTGGTGGGTAAGATTTTCACAGTAtcactatcattccactattagcGCCAGATATGTTaaggacattttctgaaattacaatgcaaaaacATCCTATGTGTAGCTCCTTTAATACAATTGAACAATTTTCTGAGGAGAACCTTGTAgtagatgtacagtgccttcggaaagtattgcgaccccttgactttttccacgttttgttacgttacagccttattctaaaattgattacattgttccccccctcatcaatcaacacataataccccataatgacaaagcaaaaacagatttttttaaacattttttgctaatttgtaatatgacatttacataagtattcagaccctttactcagtactttgttgaagcacctttggaagcgattacagcctcgagtcttcttgggtatgacgttacaagcttggcacacgtatttgggaagtttctcccattcttctctgcagatcctctcaagctctgtcaggttggatggggagcgttgctgcacagctattttcaggtctctccagagatgtttgatcgggttcaagtccgggctctggctgggccacttaaggacattgagacttgtcccgaagccactcctatgttgtcttggctgtgtgcttagggtcgttgtcctgatggaaggtgaaccttcgccccagtctgaggtcctgagcgctcttgtgcagttttcatcaaagatctctctgtattttgctctgttcatctttccctcgatcctgactagtctcccagtccctgctgctgaaaaacatccccacagcatgatgctgccaccaccatgcttcacagtagggatggtgccaggtttcctccagacgtgacgcttggcattcaggccaaagacttcaatcttggtttcatcagaccaaagaaacttgtttttcatggtttgaattctttaggtgccttttggcaaactccaagcgggctgtcatgccttttactgaggagtggcttccgtctggccattaccataaaggcctgattggtggagtgttacggagatggttgtccttctggaaggttctcccatcgccacatagaaactctggagctctgtcagagtgaccatcaggttcttgctcacctccctgaccaagggccttTTCCCTCTATTGGTCAGTTTGGCTgcatggccagctctaggaagagtcttggtggttctaaacttccatttaagaatgatgtgttcttggggaccttcaatgctgcagaattgtttttggTGCCCTTTGCCAGATTTGTGCCTCAACACAAatatgtctcagagctctacggacaattcctttgacctcgtggcttggtttttgctctggcatgcactgtcaactgtgggaccttatatagacaggtgtgtgcctttccaaatcatgtccaataaattaaatttaccacaggtggactctaaccAAGTTGatgaagcatctcaaggatgatcattggaaacaggatgcaactgagctcaatttagagtctggTAGCAAAGGGCCCGAGTACTTATGTAcctaaggtatttctgtattttatttttttgtataaaagcctttttcactttgtcattatggggaattgtgtgtagattgataagggggggATATGttttccattttaaaataaggctgtaatgtaacaaatactttccgaatgcactgtatcctctctgtgcattcaaacctTCAATTGGCTGGATATTGTTTGTCAGACTGTGCAACCAGGCCTACTTTCTTGTTCTGATGCAATATTTTAACCTGACATCCTCTGACATCTTACCCAACTGGCTAATTCCCATGTTCTCTTCTTTAGATGCCCCTTGTGCAGCAGGTGAATTGGATAATGTATCTCTCAGCACTGTTGGTTTGCGTGTGTGAGTGCAAAACGGCTGTTCTCTACCCATTCAGACCTGGTCTCTCTGTAGTTGCTGTGCACATACCTACCTACATGCCTCCACTCTGTACTTGCACTGTGGCCAGCGTCTCCCTGGACTGTCGAGAGAACTAGGAAGGAGGAAGCAAAAAACTTTCCTTAACCCTTATTTTTTGCCTGCCTACGGATCCATCTCAATTGTTTAAAGTCGCTTCCTCTCCTTGTTTCACCCCTATCTTTACTTCCTCTTTTAATGCTAGTGCAGATGGAGGAAAcgatgaggagaggaagccactttagactattgagatgcaaccCAGGGTGTTTTCAGTTATTTTGCTAACATATCGTTGTGTAAGAGAGCTCACAGTGTAAGTACAGACTTTTCAGGACAGCCAGACAGATTAAATGAGAGAAACCATTTTTCCATTTCCATACTATTATTTCCTATAGTCAGTATCAGGCACTAAGTTGAATTATAAAGCAAACACATGATGAGGATTGATATGTGAGCATATTAAGCTAGATGAAATCAGAGGTGAAGGTTCAGTACTTGGTCATCACAAATTATATTTGATTTCTAATTGAGTCATGGAGGCAAGTGTTAAAAAAACAAGGGACTAGGAAGATATGCTGAATAAATATGATAATGAATACAATGTCTTTTGTAGTTCTGTTTTGCATCTGAGTGTGTTAATAATGTTTTCaataccccctccccctctctatgtTCTCAGGAGCTGGATGTGAAGGCCGGAGGTGGCTGCGTCATGACCATCGGTGAGATGGTCCGGTCGTTCCTCACCAAGCTGGAGTGGTTCTCCACACTCTTCCCACGCATCCCGGTGCCTGTGCAGAAGATGATTGACACACAGATGAAGGCAAGGCCCCGGAAGGTTCCAGAGAAGGTGGAGGAGCCGGTAGAACCTGTGCCAGAGGAGGGACGGGCGACAGAAGGGCGTAGACGCTCCCGGTAGGAAATGGATAAAAGCCATTCCGAAGAATATTCTGTATTATGTGGATCGCATCTCTGTCAATGAGGGAGGGTTTTTGCTGTTCGTGAGGCTGATATTTAGgtttgtttctgtttttctattggTCAGGAGCCCCAGGAGGTCCCCCAAACGGTCGAGGAGCAGGAGCCACCACCGCGAACGAGAGCGCCACGGCCCAAGCTTCGACCGCGAGCTGGAAAGGGAACGTGACCgccagaggaaggagagggagggtaaggacggggacaggagaggaggggacagagagagggaaagaggagagaggggtgagaaagagagggacaggggaggagaaagggagaggcgaCGGTCTAGGAGCAGGGAACGCAAGGGAGAGCGGAAagacagggagaaagaaagggagggcGGCGGGGAGAACGACAGGAGCAGGAGGAAAGACAGGGGCAgcgacagagggagggagaggtccAAGGACAAGAGGAGCAAGGGAGAGACTGAGGACAGGAGACACAAAGAAGAgcgggatgagaggagggggcacagggaggagaggaaggccaAGCGCTCCAGTCGGAGCGGAAGCAGGGAAAGGAGACACAAGGAGAAGTCCAAGAAGAGAGAAGTCCAAGAAGAGAGCGGAAGCAAGAGCAGGGCCGAGgtgggggagaaggagaagagcaggaagagagagcGCAGCCATGAGAGGGGGGAGGGCGAGCAGCGCTCACACAAACGCAGCCGCAGCAAAGAGCGGAGCCACCGGCCACGAGAGCCCAGCAATGGGAAAGACCACGGGAAACACAGAGAGCGCAGGAGGAGCCAGAGcacggagagaggagagaggacgacACAGAGTGCTAGGGCAGAGTCCCCGTAGCTCGTCACAGCTCTTCTCTGCCTTTCTTTCTTCATTCATTTGTTTTACTTGATCGTGTAGTCTGTCACGTattattaaaaagagaagaaaaaaacattaGCACGAGAAACTACCTGGACTTGTCTTTCGCCAACGTAATGTTACTTTATGTAGAtctttctctctgcctttctcctcCCTTTCTAGACCAGCGTTACTTTTCATTCGAGAGTTGTATTAGAGAAAAAAATGCCATTTTAATTTTTATATGGTTTTGTCTCTGGAAAGTTCCAAATTGCTTTGTACATACGGGTCTGAGAATGTTTTAAATCCTACAGAGCAACCTCCGAAGGTGAATTTGTACCATGCACTGAGCCGTACTGATATTGTGCTGTGTTTGGTTAAGTGCTCTGTTGCATTTTGTTTTCTAATAAAAACAACTTTTACAAAAGGAGATGTTGTGTGGGGTGATTATGGTTTTGTTGAAGATGTAATTCCTTAttcatttacacaagtattcctCTTAAAGGGATTTATCTGGTATGGTCACATTGATTACACAAGTATTCCTCTTAAAGGGATTTATCTGGTATGGTCACATTGATTACACGAGTACTCCTCTTCAAAGTAGTTTTATCTGGTACGATCTCACGAGTACTCTTCAAAGCACTTCCAGATCTAGTAATCTACCATGGTTAtaacggaccaccgtagtgtctgctaaatgactaaataacggaccaccgtagtgtctgctaaatgactaacggaccaccgtagtgtctgctaaatgactaaataacggactaccgtagtgtctgctaaatgactaaataactgactaccgtagtgtctgctaaatgactaaataacggaccaccgtagtgtctgctaaatgactaacggactaccgtagtgtctgctaaatgactaaataacggactaccgtagtgtctgctaaatgactaaataacggaccaccgtagtgtctgctaaatgactaaataacggactaccgtagtgtctgctaaataacggactaccgtagtgtctgctaaatgactaaataacggactaccgtagtgtctgctaaatgactaaataacggaccaccgtagtgtctgctaaatgactaaataactaacTACCGTAGTGTTTGCTAAATAACTAACTACCGTAGTATCTgctaaataacggactaccgtagtgtctgctaaatgactaaataacagaccaccgtagtgtctgctaaatgactaaataatggactaccgtagtgtctgctaaatgactaaataactaactaccgtagtgctgctaaatgactaaataacggactaccgtagtgtctgctaaatgactaaataactgactaccgtagtgtctgctaaatgactaaataacggaccaccgtagtgtctgctaaatgactaacggactaccgtagtgtctgctaaatgactaaataactgactaccgtagtgtctgctaaatgactaaataacggaccaccgtagtgtctgctaaatgactaacggactaccgtagtgtctgctaaatgactaaataacggaccaccgtagtgtctgctaaatgactaaataacggactaccgtagtgtctgctaaataacggactaccgtagtgtctgctaaatgactaaataacggactaccgtagtgtctgctaaatgactaaataacggaccaccgtagtgtctgctaaatgactaactaACTACCGTAGTGTTTGCTAAATAACTAACTACCGTAGTATCTgctaaataacggactaccgtagtgtctgctaaatgactaaataacagaccaccgtagtgtctgctaaatgactaaataacggactaccgtagtgtctgctaaatgactaaataactaactaccgtagtgctgctaaatgactaaataacggactaccgtagtgtctgctaaatgactaaataactgactaccgtagtgtctgctaaatgactaaataacggaccaccgtagtgtctgctaaatgactaacggactaccgtagtgtctgctaaatgactaaataacggaccaccgtagtgtctgctaaatgactaaataacggactaccgtagtgtctgctaaataacggactaccgtagtgtctgctaaatgactaaataacggactaccgtagtgtctgctaaatgactaaataacggaccaccgtagtgtctgctaaatgactaaataactaacTACCGTAGTGTTTGCTAAATAACTAACTACCGTAGTATCTgctaaataacggactaccgtagtgtctgctaaatgactaaataacagaccaccgtagtgtctgctaaatgactaaataacggactaccgtagtgtctgctaaatgactaaataactaactaccgtagtgctgctaaatgactaaataacggactaccgtagtgtctgctaaatgactaaataacggactaccgtagtgtctgctaaatgactaaataacggactaccgtagtgtctgctaaatgactaacggactaccgtagtgtctgctaaatgactaaataacggactaccgtagtgtctgctaaatgactaacggaccaccgtagtgtctgctaaatgactaaataacggaccaccgtagtgtctgctaaatgactaaataactgactaccgtagtgtctgctaaatgactaaataactaactaccgtagtgtttgctaaatgactaaataactaactaccgtagtgtctgctaaataacggactaccgtagtgtctgctaaatgactaaataacggactaccgtagtgtctgctaaatgacgaacTACcttagtgtctgctaaatgactaaataacggactaccgtagtgtctgctaaatgactaacggaccaccgtagtgtctgctaaatgactaaataacggaccaccgtagtgtctgctaaataacggaccaccgtagtttctgctaaattactaaataacggactaccgtagtgtctactaaatgactaacggaccaccgtagtgtcggctaaataacggactaccgtagtgtctgctaaatgactaaataacggaccaccgtagtgtctgctaaatgactaaataacagaccaccgtagtgtctgctaaatgactaaataacggactaccgtagtgtctgctaaatgactaaaaaaacggactaccgtagtgtctgctaaatgactaaataacggaccaccgtagtgtctgctaaatgactaaataacggactaccgtagtgtctgctaaatgactaacggaccaccgtagtgtctgctaaatgactaaataacggaccaccgtagtgtctgctaaatgactaaataacggactaccgtagtgtctgctaaatgactaaataactaactaccgtagtgtttgctaaatg comes from the Salmo trutta chromosome 21, fSalTru1.1, whole genome shotgun sequence genome and includes:
- the LOC115157440 gene encoding pre-mRNA-splicing factor 38B isoform X2, which produces MANNTVAGNQQQGQAVNKIGPNPGKHGNNLPLWGNEKTMNLNPMVLTNVLSSPYFKVTHVEPWEKGSRKTAGQTGMCGGVRGVGTGGIVSTAFCLLYKLFTLKMTRKQVMGLITHNDSPYIRALGFMYIRYTQPPADLVDWYDGFLDDEEELDVKAGGGCVMTIGEMVRSFLTKLEWFSTLFPRIPVPVQKMIDTQMKARPRKVPEKVEEPVEPVPEEGRATEGRRRSRSPRRSPKRSRSRSHHRERERHGPSFDRELERERDRQRKEREGKDGDRRGGDRERERGERGEKERDRGGERERRRSRSRERKGERKDREKEREGGGENDRSRRKDRGSDRGRERSKDKRSKGETEDRRHKEERDERRGHREERKAKRSSRSGSRERRHKEKSKKREVQEESGSKSRAEVGEKEKSRKRERSHERGEGEQRSHKRSRSKERSHRPREPSNGKDHGKHRERRRSQSTERGERTTQSARAESP
- the LOC115157440 gene encoding pre-mRNA-splicing factor 38B isoform X1; amino-acid sequence: MANNTVAGNQQQGQAVNKIGPNPGKHGNNLPLWGNEKTMNLNPMVLTNVLSSPYFKVQLYELKTYHEVVDEIYFKVTHVEPWEKGSRKTAGQTGMCGGVRGVGTGGIVSTAFCLLYKLFTLKMTRKQVMGLITHNDSPYIRALGFMYIRYTQPPADLVDWYDGFLDDEEELDVKAGGGCVMTIGEMVRSFLTKLEWFSTLFPRIPVPVQKMIDTQMKARPRKVPEKVEEPVEPVPEEGRATEGRRRSRSPRRSPKRSRSRSHHRERERHGPSFDRELERERDRQRKEREGKDGDRRGGDRERERGERGEKERDRGGERERRRSRSRERKGERKDREKEREGGGENDRSRRKDRGSDRGRERSKDKRSKGETEDRRHKEERDERRGHREERKAKRSSRSGSRERRHKEKSKKREVQEESGSKSRAEVGEKEKSRKRERSHERGEGEQRSHKRSRSKERSHRPREPSNGKDHGKHRERRRSQSTERGERTTQSARAESP
- the LOC115157440 gene encoding pre-mRNA-splicing factor 38B isoform X5: MTIGEMVRSFLTKLEWFSTLFPRIPVPVQKMIDTQMKARPRKVPEKVEEPVEPVPEEGRATEGRRRSRSPRRSPKRSRSRSHHRERERHGPSFDRELERERDRQRKEREGKDGDRRGGDRERERGERGEKERDRGGERERRRSRSRERKGERKDREKEREGGGENDRSRRKDRGSDRGRERSKDKRSKGETEDRRHKEERDERRGHREERKAKRSSRSGSRERRHKEKSKKREVQEESGSKSRAEVGEKEKSRKRERSHERGEGEQRSHKRSRSKERSHRPREPSNGKDHGKHRERRRSQSTERGERTTQSARAESP
- the LOC115157440 gene encoding pre-mRNA-splicing factor 38B isoform X3, with the translated sequence MTRKQVMGLITHNDSPYIRALGFMYIRYTQPPADLVDWYDGFLDDEEELDVKAGGGCVMTIGEMVRSFLTKLEWFSTLFPRIPVPVQKMIDTQMKARPRKVPEKVEEPVEPVPEEGRATEGRRRSRSPRRSPKRSRSRSHHRERERHGPSFDRELERERDRQRKEREGKDGDRRGGDRERERGERGEKERDRGGERERRRSRSRERKGERKDREKEREGGGENDRSRRKDRGSDRGRERSKDKRSKGETEDRRHKEERDERRGHREERKAKRSSRSGSRERRHKEKSKKREVQEESGSKSRAEVGEKEKSRKRERSHERGEGEQRSHKRSRSKERSHRPREPSNGKDHGKHRERRRSQSTERGERTTQSARAESP
- the LOC115157440 gene encoding pre-mRNA-splicing factor 38B isoform X4 codes for the protein MSTRELDVKAGGGCVMTIGEMVRSFLTKLEWFSTLFPRIPVPVQKMIDTQMKARPRKVPEKVEEPVEPVPEEGRATEGRRRSRSPRRSPKRSRSRSHHRERERHGPSFDRELERERDRQRKEREGKDGDRRGGDRERERGERGEKERDRGGERERRRSRSRERKGERKDREKEREGGGENDRSRRKDRGSDRGRERSKDKRSKGETEDRRHKEERDERRGHREERKAKRSSRSGSRERRHKEKSKKREVQEESGSKSRAEVGEKEKSRKRERSHERGEGEQRSHKRSRSKERSHRPREPSNGKDHGKHRERRRSQSTERGERTTQSARAESP